From Elusimicrobiota bacterium, a single genomic window includes:
- a CDS encoding tetratricopeptide repeat protein, with amino-acid sequence MERESDAEPKIKTKEADQGSATTSLTRNDKQLNEIEKKRLMAEHFNKATQLYQQKKYGEAIAEWEEVLKLDPEHKLSQQKIETARKQLKLKK; translated from the coding sequence ATGGAACGCGAAAGTGACGCAGAACCGAAAATAAAGACAAAGGAAGCAGACCAAGGGTCTGCAACTACATCTTTAACTCGCAATGACAAGCAATTGAATGAAATAGAAAAAAAGAGACTGATGGCGGAACATTTTAATAAAGCGACTCAATTGTATCAGCAGAAAAAATATGGGGAAGCAATCGCCGAGTGGGAAGAAGTTCTGAAACTTGACCCTGAACACAAACTATCTCAACAGAAAATAGAAACCGCCAGAAAACAGTTGAAATTGAAAAAATGA